The stretch of DNA TATTCAGCAGTCTTCTTCTAACCCACTGCTACGAGTTGCCAAAGGCAGTTACGTACGAGACCACGACGGTGATGTCGTCCAGCTTCCCGCCGTAGTACCGGTACCCAGCGTCTTGGGCCGCGGTCGAAAACGGCGTCGGCCTGTTCTTGTCCTGTGCCCGCTGGCGTGCGAGTGCCGCTATCTTCTGGGCTGTTACTTGAGGATCCAGGCCAGCTCTGGTTGCGTGGACCACTACAGCTGTTATATCGTTGTTGTACAAGTTATCGAACAACCCATCTGTTCCAGCGACAATTACATCACCAGACGCGACGGGTACCTTGAAGACCTGAGTATACAGGCACAGCAGGCAAAACAACATGGGTATTAACAAGGACTACAATTTGCAGTATGTGACGATTGCTAGACTGGATACATGTGCCCATATGTTTTAAGAGATGGATATTAACAAGGACTAAAATTCTACAAACCATGTGTCGCAGAATTATACTACATGTGCTCATATGTTTTAAGAGATGGATACAGAATGGAGTATAATTCTGCGACACGTGGATTATAGAATACCTAATCTACATGGCTATTATATATGCATTTGTTTCACCTGGGAGTACTAGTATAATCCATTGGCACAAAGGCTTCTTTTACTAGAACATAAAACTATGGTTTTCATTAAAAAAAATAGCCACAAGCCGTGAATATTTGTTAACGACCAAATTGTGTCCATATACACTGGTTACTACAAAAACAAAAGCGTTATCAGCAGTATATGAGCATACCTGTGCAGCATTAGGCAAGTCACTCGAGTTGCCACTCTGAAGTTGGTAGGAGAAATTGAAATCATGTTGTTGTACAGGTGACCTACACAATGTGCAGCCATCTCGGATGACTATAAAGCCACTGTCACCAAGATTAATTGCTTGTATTCCCTGAAACAATGTACAACCAAATCCAAAATCGTGATAAACTATCTAAGAACTGAACAAGTTAAACACTCAGGTCAGTTTTGTGGCATTATATCATCAACAAAGAATGGTGGTCAACTTTTAGCTTCTCTTACTGATGCCAAAGCCATAGACAAGGAAACATGTAATCATGTCACAGCAAAAATAAACAAGATTAGTAACCAACCTGATTTGTTAAAGCAATGATACATGCGGTCGATGAACCCGGCACTGTTGTGCTACTATGGGCCTTCTCTAGTACCCTTGTAAGATCAATTGAATCTTTTGGCTCTTCTTCTATTGCGGTTACTGCATTAGACATAATATCTCTAGCATATTGACCTGCATCAATACCGTAGCTTGCCCAACCACCAACGCCATCAGCTATGCCTATAGCCTGTTCATCCCAAATAAAATGTGCATCCTC from Triticum dicoccoides isolate Atlit2015 ecotype Zavitan chromosome 6A, WEW_v2.0, whole genome shotgun sequence encodes:
- the LOC119315170 gene encoding probable protein phosphatase 2C 55, whose translation is MSPAIALRRAAAWLLRGAAGAGAPRAASSAALPGMGGALLSPARGLQGRDAAGFLGIWGGPAAGGGGGSWWFRCAASSVPRPGLLVEQLLVGGGRSFATGAAPEEVSFSPAAREVDVSPPEKSVGTSDKTMLGDRSLKLVSGVCYLPHPDKEETGGEDAHFIWDEQAIGIADGVGGWASYGIDAGQYARDIMSNAVTAIEEEPKDSIDLTRVLEKAHSSTTVPGSSTACIIALTNQGIQAINLGDSGFIVIRDGCTLCRSPVQQHDFNFSYQLQSGNSSDLPNAAQVFKVPVASGDVIVAGTDGLFDNLYNNDITAVVVHATRAGLDPQVTAQKIAALARQRAQDKNRPTPFSTAAQDAGYRYYGGKLDDITVVVSYVTAFGNS